One region of Qipengyuania sp. SS22 genomic DNA includes:
- a CDS encoding DUF6481 family protein, translating into MSGYKDPNLQDRLALAQKAREQALKKLADAPKLDEATIAKRKAAQEAREAAIAEKSAAKRAAIAQAKADKQAAAKAKAEAEAVPAPTEAELKAARDAKYAARKKRKKG; encoded by the coding sequence ATGTCCGGATACAAGGACCCCAATCTGCAAGACCGCCTCGCCCTGGCGCAGAAGGCGCGCGAGCAGGCGCTGAAGAAGCTGGCCGACGCGCCCAAGCTCGACGAGGCGACGATTGCCAAGCGCAAGGCCGCACAGGAAGCGCGAGAAGCCGCCATCGCCGAAAAGAGCGCCGCCAAGCGCGCCGCGATCGCGCAGGCCAAGGCCGACAAACAGGCCGCCGCCAAGGCCAAGGCCGAAGCCGAGGCGGTCCCCGCACCAACCGAAGCGGAGTTGAAGGCCGCGCGCGACGCGAAATATGCGGCGCGGAAGAAGCGGAAGAAGGGGTAG
- the lepA gene encoding translation elongation factor 4: MTDLTKIRNFSIIAHIDHGKSTLADRLIQHCGGLTDREMSEQVLDNMDIEKERGITIKAQTVRLNYTAKDGETYELNLMDTPGHVDFAYEVSRSLAACEGALLVVDAAQGVEAQTLANVYQSIEHDHEILPVINKIDLPAAEPQRVAEEIEEIVGIEATGTWQEGGAVLTSAKSGIGIEDTLEALVARIPSPTGDRDAPLKAMLVDSWYDPYLGVVILVRVMDGAIKKGLNVKFMQGGTQHLIDRVGCFTPKRTDLPELGPGEIGFITAQIKEVEQARVGDTITTVKGGAEKALPGYKEVQPVVFCGLFPVDAADFEKLRESIGKLRLNDASFSFEAESSAALGFGFRAGFLGLLHLEIIQERLTREYDLDLITTAPSVVYRIQLNKSRTDPAQELMLHNPADYPDPSRIEQIEEPWIKAVIYTPDEYLGSILKLCQDRRGIQVDLTYVGGRAQVTYELPLNEVVFDFYDRLKSISRGYASFDYEQIGLREGDLVKMSILVNNEPVDALSMIVHRDVAESRGRGMCERLKDLIPRHLFKVPIQAAIGGKVIARETIAAMRKDVTAKCYGGDISRKKKLLEKQKKGKARMREYGNVSIPQEAFIAALRMGEE; this comes from the coding sequence ATGACCGACCTCACAAAAATACGCAATTTCAGTATCATCGCCCATATCGACCATGGCAAGTCGACGCTTGCCGACCGGCTGATCCAGCATTGCGGCGGGCTGACCGATCGCGAGATGTCCGAGCAAGTCCTTGATAACATGGACATTGAGAAGGAGCGCGGCATCACGATCAAGGCGCAGACGGTGCGCCTCAACTACACCGCCAAGGATGGCGAGACCTATGAGCTCAACCTCATGGACACGCCCGGCCATGTCGACTTCGCCTATGAAGTCTCGCGCTCCCTCGCCGCGTGCGAAGGCGCGCTGCTGGTGGTCGATGCCGCGCAAGGCGTCGAGGCGCAGACGCTTGCCAATGTCTACCAGTCGATCGAGCACGACCACGAGATCCTCCCCGTCATCAACAAGATCGACCTCCCCGCCGCCGAACCGCAGCGTGTGGCCGAGGAAATCGAGGAAATCGTCGGCATCGAGGCCACCGGCACCTGGCAGGAGGGCGGCGCGGTGCTCACCAGCGCCAAGTCGGGCATCGGCATCGAAGACACGCTCGAGGCGCTCGTCGCACGCATCCCGTCCCCCACGGGCGACCGCGACGCCCCGCTGAAAGCCATGCTGGTCGACTCATGGTACGACCCCTATCTCGGCGTGGTCATCCTCGTCCGCGTGATGGACGGCGCGATCAAGAAGGGCCTCAACGTCAAATTCATGCAGGGCGGCACGCAGCACCTGATCGACCGCGTCGGCTGCTTCACCCCCAAGCGCACCGACCTGCCCGAACTCGGCCCGGGCGAGATCGGCTTCATCACCGCGCAGATCAAGGAAGTCGAACAGGCGCGCGTCGGCGACACGATCACCACGGTGAAGGGCGGGGCGGAGAAGGCGCTGCCCGGCTACAAGGAAGTCCAGCCGGTGGTGTTCTGCGGGCTGTTCCCCGTCGATGCCGCCGATTTCGAGAAACTGCGCGAGAGCATCGGCAAGCTGCGGCTCAACGATGCCAGCTTCAGCTTCGAGGCCGAAAGCAGCGCCGCGCTGGGCTTCGGCTTCCGCGCGGGCTTCCTCGGCCTGCTGCATCTCGAGATCATCCAGGAACGCCTCACGCGCGAATACGATCTCGACCTGATCACCACCGCCCCCTCGGTGGTCTATCGCATCCAGCTCAACAAGTCGCGGACCGACCCGGCGCAGGAGCTGATGCTGCACAACCCCGCCGACTATCCCGATCCCAGCCGTATCGAGCAGATCGAGGAGCCGTGGATCAAGGCGGTGATCTACACGCCCGACGAATATCTCGGCTCGATCCTCAAGCTGTGCCAGGACCGGCGCGGCATCCAGGTCGATCTGACCTATGTCGGCGGGCGCGCGCAGGTGACCTACGAATTGCCGCTCAACGAAGTGGTGTTCGATTTCTACGACCGCCTGAAATCGATCAGCCGCGGCTATGCCAGCTTCGACTATGAACAGATCGGCCTGCGCGAGGGCGACCTCGTCAAGATGAGCATCCTAGTGAACAACGAACCGGTCGATGCGCTGTCGATGATCGTCCACCGCGATGTCGCCGAAAGCCGCGGGCGCGGCATGTGCGAACGACTGAAGGACCTCATCCCGCGGCACCTGTTCAAGGTGCCCATCCAGGCGGCGATCGGCGGCAAGGTCATCGCGCGCGAAACCATCGCCGCGATGCGCAAGGACGTGACCGCCAAATGCTATGGCGGCGACATCAGCCGCAAGAAAAAGCTGCTCGAAAAGCAGAAGAAGGGCAAGGCCCGGATGCGCGAGTATGGCAATGTGAGTATCCCGCAGGAGGCGTTCATCGCCGCGCTGCGCATGGGCGAGGAATAG
- a CDS encoding EAL domain-containing protein produces the protein MAGFFSRSVRATADEDAGSDEAPLRPIAASDAVRRVELLDSFEAAGLGWFWATDAQGRLIYLSDNASEKLGWSDGEAIGKPLGELFIPERFDDPNKTQRPLVFLLSARNSISGLNVRLAFTKEEVWWEIAGKPQFDEKGRFTGYRGSARDVTASRESDLNAERVAQFDPLTGLANRERLTTRLTETLTSYRNSKRACALLTLDLDRFKQITDTMGQQGGDELLKQVAARLEQIVDSEGEIGHLGGGKFQIVQPDVDDRGALGELGQRLIQALSQPYSIDGARAIIGASIGVAIAPYDGLDTKELVTAADLALYAAKGGGRGQYRFYSSDLKNSVQERRRVEEDLRDAIANGQISMHYQPVVCAKTYKVQSCEALMRWDHPENGDVPPAVFIPVAEDIGIIREMGEWALNEVCRQAKQWPVELRVAVNVSPMQFAHDDFAQTVRNALTNSGLDAARLELEITENVFLGDIGRAQGMFAELKELGVNLALDDFGSGYSSLSYLRTASFDTIKIDQGFVRGATEEGNNNAAILTAIVGLADALGMETVAEGVEARDELELVTQRGATLVQGFIFARPMPNEDFVDRLANGQQTYEARGPAKYRAARKTVFRRIGLIHEDNRYKVVMRNLSKTGAMIEGLLEVPLGTQVVLDLGGGQLAVATVRRSKGALQGVEFENPLISDGAEGLCTRHRVSPYQIEAAGRPLAALPQDPYSLIMGEQEGAGSPRQFVEVEVGTPKPGTGY, from the coding sequence ATGGCAGGGTTCTTCTCGCGATCGGTGCGGGCAACGGCGGACGAGGACGCGGGGTCGGACGAGGCACCGCTGCGCCCCATCGCCGCTTCCGATGCCGTCCGCCGGGTTGAACTGCTCGACAGTTTCGAGGCTGCCGGGCTTGGCTGGTTCTGGGCCACCGATGCGCAAGGACGCCTCATCTATCTGTCGGACAATGCCTCCGAGAAGCTGGGCTGGTCGGATGGCGAGGCGATCGGCAAACCGCTGGGCGAATTGTTTATTCCCGAACGGTTCGATGATCCGAACAAGACCCAGCGCCCGCTTGTCTTCCTGCTGAGCGCGCGCAATTCGATCAGCGGGCTCAATGTCCGGCTGGCTTTCACCAAAGAGGAAGTCTGGTGGGAAATCGCCGGAAAACCGCAATTCGACGAGAAGGGCCGTTTCACCGGTTATCGCGGTAGCGCCAGGGATGTCACTGCCAGTCGCGAAAGCGATCTCAATGCCGAACGGGTCGCGCAATTCGATCCGCTGACCGGCCTCGCCAATCGCGAACGCCTGACTACGCGGCTGACCGAGACGCTCACCTCCTATCGCAATTCCAAACGCGCCTGTGCGCTGCTGACGCTCGATCTGGACCGGTTCAAGCAGATCACCGACACCATGGGCCAGCAGGGCGGCGACGAACTGCTCAAGCAGGTGGCGGCGCGGCTCGAACAGATCGTCGATAGCGAGGGCGAGATCGGCCATCTGGGTGGCGGTAAGTTCCAGATCGTTCAGCCCGATGTCGACGATCGCGGCGCGCTCGGCGAGCTTGGACAGCGCCTCATCCAGGCATTGTCGCAGCCCTATTCGATCGATGGCGCACGTGCGATCATCGGGGCGTCGATCGGCGTAGCCATCGCACCCTATGACGGGCTCGATACCAAGGAACTGGTTACCGCTGCCGATCTGGCGCTCTATGCAGCCAAGGGCGGCGGGCGCGGCCAGTACCGGTTCTATTCGAGCGACCTCAAAAACAGCGTTCAAGAACGACGCCGGGTCGAGGAGGATCTGCGCGACGCGATTGCCAATGGCCAGATTTCGATGCACTACCAGCCGGTCGTCTGCGCCAAGACCTACAAAGTGCAGTCCTGCGAGGCGCTGATGCGGTGGGACCATCCAGAGAATGGCGATGTCCCGCCCGCGGTTTTTATCCCGGTAGCCGAGGATATCGGGATCATCAGGGAGATGGGGGAGTGGGCGCTCAATGAGGTGTGCCGCCAGGCCAAGCAATGGCCGGTCGAGCTGCGGGTCGCGGTCAATGTATCGCCCATGCAGTTCGCACATGACGATTTTGCGCAGACTGTCCGGAACGCCCTGACCAATAGCGGTCTCGACGCCGCGCGCCTTGAACTAGAGATCACCGAAAACGTGTTCCTCGGCGATATCGGCCGCGCGCAGGGGATGTTCGCCGAACTCAAGGAACTGGGCGTCAATCTCGCGCTCGACGATTTCGGCTCGGGCTACAGCTCGCTGAGCTATCTGCGCACTGCGTCGTTCGACACGATCAAGATCGACCAGGGCTTTGTTCGCGGGGCCACCGAGGAAGGGAATAACAACGCCGCGATTCTTACCGCGATCGTCGGTCTTGCCGATGCGCTGGGCATGGAAACGGTAGCCGAGGGGGTCGAGGCCAGGGACGAACTCGAACTCGTTACCCAACGCGGCGCGACGCTGGTCCAGGGCTTCATCTTCGCCCGCCCGATGCCAAACGAGGATTTCGTCGACCGGCTGGCCAATGGGCAGCAGACCTACGAGGCGCGGGGGCCGGCCAAATATCGCGCCGCGCGCAAGACCGTGTTCCGCCGGATCGGGCTGATCCACGAGGACAATCGCTACAAGGTCGTGATGCGCAACCTGTCGAAGACGGGCGCGATGATCGAGGGCTTGCTCGAAGTGCCGCTGGGCACGCAGGTGGTGCTCGATCTTGGCGGCGGGCAGCTGGCGGTGGCAACGGTGCGGCGCTCGAAGGGGGCGCTGCAAGGCGTCGAGTTCGAGAACCCACTCATTAGCGACGGCGCCGAGGGGCTGTGTACGCGCCACCGCGTCTCGCCCTACCAGATCGAGGCTGCGGGGCGTCCGCTCGCCGCATTGCCGCAGGATCCCTATTCGCTGATCATGGGCGAGCAGGAGGGTGCCGGCTCACCCAGGCAGTTCGTCGAGGTCGAAGTCGGGACACCCAAACCGGGCACAGGTTACTGA
- a CDS encoding FAD-dependent oxidoreductase: MRHIAIVGSGPAGYYTAEAAVKKWGEDARIDVFDKLPVPFGLIRTGVAPDHQSIKAVARRYEKTAIGDTVRFVGNVAVGEDITIAELGELYDAVVLATGAPVDRALPIAGAEADNVIGSAAFVGWYNGHPEFAALEPQLSGKHVIVIGMGNVALDVARILAKTESEFAGSDIVTHALGSLRASSIETITILGRRGPHQIMMTPKELGELLHLERACPQVDEADLPPVDDDAALEPGQRKSVTLLREFAALPAAASSEKPLTIAFDFYASPQAIVSENGTVTGVEVERTVIEDGRATGTGETYRLPADLVVTCIGYQTSPIPGVPFDERAGRFANDEGRIEPGLYCVGWAKRGPSGTIGTNRPDGYAVIDIVDADIGADSDRAGRDGFDQLARERDLDVVTFRDWQKIEEAEVAAARTGAPREKFVDIASMIAARGE, from the coding sequence ATGCGGCACATTGCGATCGTGGGGTCGGGCCCGGCGGGCTATTACACGGCCGAAGCAGCGGTCAAGAAATGGGGCGAGGACGCCCGCATCGACGTGTTCGACAAACTTCCCGTGCCCTTCGGGCTGATCCGCACCGGGGTCGCCCCCGACCACCAATCGATCAAGGCCGTCGCGCGTCGCTATGAAAAGACCGCGATCGGCGACACCGTCCGGTTCGTCGGCAATGTCGCGGTGGGCGAAGACATCACGATTGCCGAACTGGGCGAGCTTTACGATGCGGTGGTGCTGGCCACCGGGGCGCCGGTCGACCGCGCGCTGCCGATTGCCGGTGCCGAAGCGGACAACGTCATTGGCAGTGCGGCCTTCGTCGGCTGGTACAATGGCCACCCCGAATTCGCCGCGCTCGAACCGCAGCTATCGGGCAAGCATGTAATCGTGATCGGGATGGGCAATGTCGCGCTCGACGTCGCACGCATCCTCGCCAAGACCGAAAGCGAGTTCGCGGGATCGGATATCGTCACCCATGCGCTCGGCTCCCTGCGCGCCAGCTCTATCGAGACGATCACCATCCTTGGACGTCGCGGGCCGCATCAGATCATGATGACGCCCAAGGAACTGGGCGAACTGCTGCATCTCGAACGCGCCTGCCCGCAAGTCGATGAAGCCGACCTGCCGCCGGTCGATGACGATGCCGCACTCGAGCCGGGCCAGCGTAAATCGGTTACCCTGCTGCGCGAATTTGCCGCCCTTCCCGCCGCGGCAAGCAGCGAAAAGCCGCTCACGATCGCGTTCGATTTCTATGCCAGTCCGCAGGCGATCGTGAGCGAGAACGGCACGGTCACCGGCGTCGAGGTAGAGCGGACCGTGATCGAGGACGGCCGTGCGACGGGCACGGGCGAGACCTACCGCCTGCCGGCCGATCTGGTAGTGACATGCATCGGCTATCAGACATCCCCGATACCCGGCGTCCCCTTCGACGAGCGCGCCGGTCGCTTCGCCAATGACGAGGGGCGGATCGAACCCGGCCTTTACTGCGTCGGTTGGGCCAAGCGCGGCCCCAGCGGCACGATCGGCACCAACCGGCCCGATGGCTATGCGGTGATCGATATCGTGGACGCGGACATCGGCGCTGACTCGGACAGAGCCGGACGCGACGGGTTCGACCAGCTCGCCCGCGAGCGCGACCTCGACGTGGTGACCTTTCGCGACTGGCAGAAGATCGAGGAAGCCGAGGTCGCGGCTGCCCGCACCGGTGCCCCGCGTGAAAAATTCGTCGATATCGCCAGCATGATCGCTGCCCGCGGGGAATAA
- a CDS encoding MFS transporter: protein MAGDPALAANPLSHQSIRPTSGEGGALGRTGFAWAVFEWARNPYYVLVVIYIFAPYFARDIIGADLLASGTLDAMEPEAALAAANAQGQATIASVTKWAGIIAALTAPFLGAALDRGGRLKPILVIFLGSIAICSALLWFAMPGGAGLPVPMIMALLVVAYVSFTYSEVTHNAMLSVAGEPRRLAMISGLGLGLGNLAATLIFIAIALLFVLPAMIGWPFAVPQFGVDLASFEHARMVGPICAVWLVLFSIPFFRNARDPGVPGASWIAAFRDGARSVWRTVREAAQYRQLMTFLVARMFYADAMAALLALGAVYVALFLGWNFLEMLCYAIFASACAFCGGIFGGWLEGKVGVKRALALEILAMIVVGLVQLSITRDSLFLGQVENFVVWDGLVFRTLSDLVYLGLISIIAVTATASISSSRSMLVTLAPPGRSGEFFGLYAIAGTITVWMGPLLVEQFTLWSGDQRIGMTSIHLLFVVGLAALLTVRMPDRAA from the coding sequence GTGGCCGGGGATCCGGCGCTGGCTGCCAATCCGCTCTCCCATCAATCCATCCGCCCGACCTCCGGCGAAGGTGGCGCACTGGGCCGGACCGGCTTTGCCTGGGCGGTCTTCGAATGGGCCCGCAATCCCTATTACGTTCTCGTCGTCATCTACATTTTCGCGCCCTATTTCGCGCGCGACATCATCGGTGCGGATTTGCTGGCCAGCGGCACACTCGACGCGATGGAGCCCGAGGCGGCATTGGCCGCGGCCAATGCGCAAGGCCAGGCCACGATCGCCTCGGTCACCAAATGGGCCGGGATCATCGCTGCCCTGACTGCGCCCTTCCTTGGCGCGGCGCTCGATCGCGGGGGGCGGCTCAAGCCGATTCTCGTTATTTTCCTCGGCTCGATCGCGATCTGCTCGGCGCTACTGTGGTTTGCCATGCCAGGCGGTGCGGGCCTGCCGGTGCCGATGATCATGGCGCTGCTGGTCGTCGCCTATGTCAGCTTCACTTATTCCGAGGTCACGCATAACGCGATGCTCAGCGTCGCCGGTGAGCCGCGACGGCTGGCGATGATCTCGGGTCTCGGCCTTGGCTTGGGCAATCTTGCCGCGACGTTGATCTTCATCGCCATCGCATTGTTGTTCGTCCTGCCCGCGATGATCGGCTGGCCCTTCGCAGTCCCGCAATTCGGCGTCGACCTAGCGAGCTTCGAACATGCCCGCATGGTCGGCCCGATCTGCGCGGTCTGGCTGGTGCTGTTCTCGATCCCTTTCTTCCGCAATGCCCGCGATCCGGGTGTTCCGGGGGCAAGCTGGATTGCGGCATTCCGCGATGGCGCGCGTAGCGTTTGGCGCACGGTGCGCGAGGCAGCGCAATACCGCCAGCTTATGACCTTTCTGGTGGCGCGCATGTTCTATGCCGACGCCATGGCCGCGCTGCTGGCGCTCGGCGCGGTCTATGTCGCGCTGTTCCTCGGCTGGAACTTCCTTGAAATGCTGTGTTACGCGATCTTCGCCAGCGCCTGCGCCTTCTGTGGCGGCATCTTTGGCGGGTGGCTGGAAGGGAAGGTCGGCGTGAAACGTGCGCTGGCGCTGGAAATCCTCGCGATGATCGTCGTCGGGCTGGTCCAGCTCAGCATCACGCGCGACAGCCTGTTTCTCGGGCAGGTCGAAAATTTCGTGGTGTGGGATGGGTTGGTCTTCCGCACGCTGTCGGACCTCGTCTATCTCGGGCTGATCAGCATCATCGCGGTGACCGCCACGGCAAGCATTTCATCGAGCCGGAGCATGCTGGTCACCCTCGCCCCGCCGGGACGCAGCGGCGAATTCTTCGGGCTCTACGCCATTGCCGGGACGATCACCGTGTGGATGGGACCGCTGCTGGTCGAACAGTTCACGCTGTGGTCGGGCGACCAGCGAATCGGGATGACCTCGATCCACCTGCTGTTCGTTGTCGGCCTTGCCGCACTGCTGACGGTGAGGATGCCCGACCGGGCCGCCTAG
- a CDS encoding N-acyl-D-amino-acid deacylase family protein: MPAYDLIIRNGTIVDGTGQDRFTGDIAIKDGLIAQVGEVSGDAAEEIDAQGHLVTPGFVDIHTHYDGQATWDQEMAPSSWHGVTTVVMGNCGVGFAPAKPDKHEWLIGLMEGVEDIPGTALAEGMNWDWETFPEYLDALEKLPRTVDVGTHVPHGSVRAYVLGDRERPGAVPTAEDIAAMSRIVEDGVRAGALGFSTSRTVLHRDIGGEVVPGTTATAEELVEIGRAMGRAGHGVFEMASDMMREWDEFGWMGQMSRETGLPVTFAALQSIAKEMPLDEQIESMRAENDNGANIVAQIALRGNGIVMAWQGTVHPFRLKPSWKEVEDLPWEEQRAKLMDPEFKARLIAEQHDFSEVNQDIMGLIMVVCGGWNMQFEMDPDFNYEPTADESILERAKAAGMSGDEYAYELLCRDEGKGFIYLPILNYADGNLDFLKDLQHADDTVNSLSDGGAHCGTICDAASPTFMLQHWVRDRARGTISLENAIKRQCNDTARLYGLEDRGVLAPGYLADLNIIDMDRLKLGKPWLAFDLPAGGKRLLQKAEGYVATIKNGTVTFREGEWTGEAPGGLIRGPQRVELLEAAE, from the coding sequence ATGCCCGCATATGATTTGATCATTCGCAACGGGACCATCGTCGATGGCACCGGCCAGGACCGCTTTACCGGCGACATCGCCATCAAGGATGGCCTGATCGCCCAGGTGGGCGAGGTCAGCGGCGATGCCGCCGAGGAAATCGACGCGCAGGGGCATCTGGTTACTCCCGGCTTTGTCGACATCCACACGCATTACGACGGGCAGGCGACCTGGGACCAGGAAATGGCCCCCTCGAGTTGGCACGGCGTGACCACCGTGGTGATGGGCAATTGCGGCGTTGGCTTCGCGCCCGCCAAGCCCGACAAGCACGAATGGCTGATCGGCCTGATGGAAGGCGTCGAGGATATTCCGGGCACCGCTCTGGCCGAAGGCATGAACTGGGATTGGGAGACCTTCCCCGAATATCTCGATGCGCTCGAGAAACTGCCGCGCACCGTCGATGTGGGCACGCATGTCCCGCATGGTTCGGTCCGCGCCTATGTGCTGGGCGACCGCGAGCGTCCCGGAGCCGTGCCGACCGCCGAAGATATTGCCGCCATGAGCCGCATCGTCGAAGACGGCGTACGCGCGGGCGCGCTGGGTTTCTCCACCTCGCGCACCGTGCTGCACCGCGATATCGGCGGCGAAGTCGTTCCCGGGACCACCGCCACCGCCGAAGAACTGGTCGAGATCGGCCGCGCCATGGGCCGCGCCGGGCATGGGGTGTTCGAAATGGCCAGCGACATGATGCGCGAATGGGACGAGTTCGGCTGGATGGGGCAGATGAGCCGCGAAACCGGCCTGCCCGTCACCTTCGCAGCGCTCCAGTCGATCGCCAAGGAAATGCCGCTCGACGAGCAGATCGAAAGCATGCGCGCCGAGAACGACAATGGCGCCAATATCGTCGCGCAGATTGCGCTGCGTGGCAACGGCATCGTGATGGCGTGGCAGGGTACCGTCCACCCCTTCCGCCTCAAGCCAAGCTGGAAGGAGGTCGAGGATCTGCCGTGGGAAGAGCAGCGCGCAAAGCTGATGGATCCCGAGTTCAAGGCGCGCCTGATCGCCGAGCAGCATGACTTTTCCGAGGTCAACCAGGACATCATGGGGCTGATCATGGTCGTCTGCGGCGGCTGGAACATGCAGTTCGAGATGGACCCGGACTTCAATTACGAACCAACTGCGGACGAAAGCATTCTCGAACGCGCCAAGGCCGCGGGCATGTCCGGCGATGAATATGCCTATGAGCTGCTCTGCCGCGACGAGGGCAAGGGCTTCATCTACCTGCCCATCCTCAATTACGCCGATGGCAATCTCGATTTCCTGAAGGACCTGCAGCACGCTGACGACACGGTGAATTCGCTGTCCGATGGCGGCGCACATTGCGGCACGATCTGCGATGCCGCATCGCCCACCTTCATGCTGCAACACTGGGTGCGCGACCGTGCGCGCGGCACGATCAGCCTGGAAAACGCGATCAAGCGCCAGTGCAACGACACCGCCCGGCTTTACGGGCTCGAGGATCGCGGCGTGCTCGCGCCGGGCTATCTCGCCGATCTCAACATCATCGACATGGACCGGCTCAAACTCGGCAAGCCGTGGCTGGCCTTCGACCTGCCTGCAGGCGGCAAGCGGCTGTTGCAAAAGGCCGAAGGCTATGTCGCCACGATCAAGAATGGCACGGTCACCTTCCGCGAAGGTGAATGGACCGGCGAAGCGCCCGGGGGCCTGATCCGCGGCCCGCAGCGGGTCGAACTGCTGGAGGCAGCCGAATGA
- a CDS encoding zinc-dependent alcohol dehydrogenase family protein, whose product MKAIRTGAAPSTLDALEYCDIDDAAAPGPGEITVGLKASSLNYHDYAVVKGMIPTPQGRIPMSDGAGVVTAVGEGVTEFAVGDRVVSTFFPDWLDGSPPTSAFTRVPGDGIDGYAREAVTAPTHWFTRAPKGFSHAEAATLTCAGLTAWRALFVDYTLKPGDTVLVQGTGGVSIFALQFAKTAGATVIATSSSDEKLERVKALGADHLINYKEVQAWGPKALEITGGRGVDCVVEIGGAGTLDQSMLASRVSGHVALIGVLAGFAGPVQTALLFSKNLKVQGLTVGSRKMQQDMVAAIEANGLKPEISDTFTLENLADAFRHQESGGHFGKIAVEI is encoded by the coding sequence ATGAAAGCCATTCGTACGGGCGCGGCCCCGTCCACCCTCGACGCGCTCGAATATTGCGACATCGACGATGCGGCCGCGCCCGGACCCGGCGAAATTACGGTCGGGTTGAAGGCCAGCTCGCTCAACTATCACGACTATGCGGTGGTCAAGGGCATGATCCCGACCCCGCAAGGCCGCATCCCGATGTCCGATGGTGCGGGCGTGGTCACCGCGGTGGGCGAAGGCGTGACCGAATTCGCCGTGGGCGATCGCGTCGTCAGCACCTTCTTTCCCGACTGGCTCGACGGGTCTCCGCCGACCAGCGCGTTCACCCGCGTGCCGGGTGACGGGATCGACGGCTATGCGCGCGAAGCGGTTACCGCGCCGACGCACTGGTTCACCCGTGCGCCCAAGGGTTTCAGCCATGCCGAAGCGGCCACGCTGACCTGCGCCGGGCTGACCGCGTGGCGGGCTTTGTTCGTCGATTATACGCTCAAACCCGGTGACACGGTGCTGGTCCAGGGTACCGGCGGCGTGTCGATCTTCGCGCTTCAGTTTGCCAAGACGGCGGGCGCGACGGTGATCGCCACCAGCTCCTCGGACGAGAAGCTCGAGCGGGTGAAGGCGCTCGGTGCCGACCATCTGATCAATTACAAGGAAGTGCAGGCCTGGGGGCCCAAGGCGCTGGAGATCACCGGCGGCCGCGGGGTCGATTGCGTGGTCGAGATCGGCGGTGCGGGCACGCTCGACCAGTCGATGCTGGCGAGCCGCGTGAGCGGGCATGTCGCGCTGATCGGCGTGCTGGCCGGTTTTGCCGGTCCGGTGCAGACCGCGCTGCTGTTCTCCAAGAACCTCAAGGTGCAGGGCCTGACCGTGGGCAGCCGCAAGATGCAGCAGGATATGGTCGCGGCGATCGAGGCGAACGGGTTGAAACCCGAGATCAGCGATACATTCACGCTTGAAAACCTCGCCGATGCTTTCCGCCACCAGGAAAGCGGCGGCCACTTCGGCAAGATCGCGGTCGAGATCTAG